From Pempheris klunzingeri isolate RE-2024b chromosome 18, fPemKlu1.hap1, whole genome shotgun sequence, a single genomic window includes:
- the mideasa gene encoding mitotic deacetylase associated SANT domain protein a isoform X1 produces MSLPPQVSTDKSGKHRAAAMKEPVQHSGEVYYGMGPPALETSHSDSASSSGVYNPEKGPQSLPHYQQAAPVKWMHQDSIQAAGWSQEAPVPAWGQNFGPYMSGVNVRGQMAFHKGVHEGVALPMGGENQLPGPVEAYRDATQAQAQGRGLEWEQHAAVAMHQAQLQAYQHAHKGVELQGQPHVPSHTLQGPMLQPFQTTFRPNKQQFSSGYYSVFPGSKGVPSLAYGEQPKTQQQLLHQMQQQQMHHHHHQQQQQQLHQQHHLQLQQQQHLQQQQQQIQQHQMKQQQLQQMQQQYHQQQLQERQQQIQQMQQQQLQHQNVPQQETAQVQVQQKHQQTQNFVTYPPPEPCRPDAVPAREDVQSVELQQEPEAQTCDASAVPDPCPEKVTTNPAEPSDAPPSAPRRSRRLSREGQSPLGPPSTNIWSQASKEPPASQNGVAGVQAVRGGDSQGTTGGVIQITSRRRRASKEINLETLAQKASEMEFLPAKMVKAPQQEDGSSGKQASMVPLVIPVSVPVHRSQTDPQGGWAQGRLGQGERPAGQSDRKPVIVARRRSLRNSMTESFGQDGESDPGLDEDGKSKLKRRPRPEPLIIPPHKPSTFIPPSLYPSITSYQSNLRSPVRLPDNPLTLPPYTPPPILSPVREGSGLYFSTFLTNIASNQILPPPATPKSATRSLLRSTSSEITPPVLPLIDATPVSLEPRINIGLKYQAEIPELQDQLSSQFDLHKADLVWLPVDDSRLKHRDQERIEDLMNMACSSTLRGGGTNQELVLHCLHECGGDFLETLGRLMLQDPVFPKSHHLAGYHYSGSDCWTAEEKRYFNKGISAYRKDFFMVQKLVQTKTVAQCVEFYYTYKKQVKIGRNGILTFGPPDSPEEKHTEAVLDIKSSQQSKLTEGDDKGNIFYDQSLESSQRARVAQSLQAHDYAGTMVMIKEPDTVNKEARHPSPPHRPRAEPAAKKSRAPAKPPQDPDAIFPCKKCGRVFYKVKSRSAHMKSHAEQEKKAAALRLKEEEEKAAAEARARKEAAAAHQGGKGNGVAEQAEDSSSSEGEDDDDEDWH; encoded by the exons ATGAGTCTTCCTCCTCAAGTTAGTACTGACAAGAGCGGCAAGCATCGAGCTGCGGCCATGAAAGAGCCTGTGCAGCATTCAGGGGAGGTTTATTATGGTATGGGACCCCCGGCTTTAGAGACAAGCCACAGTGACTCTGCTAGCAGCTCTGGTGTTTATAACCCCGAGAAAGGGCCCCAAAGTCTACCCCACTATCAACAGGCGGCTCCAGTAAAGTGGATGCACCAGGACTCCATACAGGCCGCCGGCTGGTCTCAGGAAGCTCCTGTGCCAGCCTGGGGGCAGAACTTTGGCCCCTACATGAGCGGAGTGAATGTCAGGGGTCAGATGGCATTCCACAAAGGAGTCCACGAGGGTGTCGCTCTGCCAATGGGTGGAGAAAATCAACTGCCAGGACCTGTTGAGGCGTACAGAGATGCCACCCAGGCTCAAGCTCAGGGGAGGGGGCTGGAGTGGGAGCAGCACGCCGCAGTTGCAATGCACCAGGCTCAGCTGCAGGCCTATCAACACGCCCACAAAGGTGTGGAGCTCCAAGGTCAGCCCCATGTGCCTTCTCACACTTTGCAGGGGCCCATGCTGCAGCCCTTCCAGACAACATTTAGGCCCAACAAGCAACAGTTTTCATCCGGTTATTACTCTGTTTTTCCAGGCAGCAAGGGAGTGCCAAGCCTGGCGTACGGCGAGCAGCCGAAAACccaacagcagctgctccaccagatgcagcagcaacaaatgcatcaccatcatcatcagcagcagcaacagcagctgcatcagcagcatcaccttcagttacaacagcagcaacatttgcagcaacagcagcagcaaatccAACAGCATCAAATGAAAcagcaacaactgcagcaaaTGCAGCAACAgtatcaccagcagcagctgcaggagcgACAGCAACAAATTCAGCaaatgcaacagcagcagttgcAACATCAAAATGTGCCACAGCAAGAAACGGCACAAGTACAAgtgcaacaaaaacatcaacaaaccCAAAACTTTGTGACTTATCCACCTCCTGAGCCCTGTCGACCTGACGCTGTGCCTGCAAGGGAAGACGTCCagtcagtggagctgcagcaggaaccAGAGGCTCAAACCTGCGATGCATCAGCCGTTCCAGATCCGTGCCCCGAAAAGGTCACCACCAATCCAGCAGAGCCTTCAGATGCACCACCTTCTGCCCCCCGGCGCTCACGCCGTCTGTCCAGAGAAGGGCAGTCGCCACTGGGTCCCCCTTCGACAAACATCTGGTCTCAAGCATCCAAAGAGCCTCCGGCCTCCCAGAACGGAGTAGCAGGCGTTCAGGCCGTGAGAGGAGGGGACAGCCAAGGCACGACAGGAGGGGTCATCCAGATCAccagcaggagaaggagggcGTCTAAAGAGATCAACCTGGAGACTCTGGCCCAGAAGGCGTCAGAAATGGAGTTCCTGCCTGCCAAAATGgtcaag GCGCCTCAACAGGAGGATGGCTCTTCAGGCAAACAGGCCTCAATGGTGCCTCTGGTTATCCCCGTGTCTGTGCCTGTGCACCGGAGTCAGACGGATCCCCAGGGTGGCTGGGCTCAGGGACGGCTTGGCCAGGGCGAGCGGCCTGCGGGACAGTCCGACCGCAAACCTGTCATTGTGGCTCGTCGGCGGTCACTCAGAAACTCCATGACTGAGAGTTTTGGCCAG GATGGGGAAAGCGATCCGGGGCTGGACGAGGACGGAAAATCCAAGCTGAAGCGCCGGCCTCGCCCCGAGCCTCTCATCATCCCTCCGCACAAACCATCcaccttcatccctccatccctctacCCCAGCATCACCTCCTACCAGAGCAACCTGCGCTCTCCGGTTCGCCTGCCGGACAACCCCCTCACCCTGCCCCCGTACACGCCTCCACCCATCCTGTCTCCCGTGCGCGAGGGCTCGGGACTCTACTTCTCCACTTTCCTGACCAACATCGCAAGCAACCAAATCCTGCCACCACCGGCTACGCCCAAATCTGCGACACGCAGTCTGTTGCGCTCCA CAAGTTCAGAAATCACACCTCCTGTCCTGCCCTTGATCGATGCCACACCTGTCAGCCTTGAGCC gCGAATCAACATCGGGCTGAAGTACCAGGCAGAAATTCCCGAGTTGCAAGATCAACTTTCGTCCCAGTTTGACCTGCACAAGGCCGACTTGGTTTGGCTCCCTGTGGACGACTCCCGCCTCAAACACAGGGATCAGGAGAGAA ttgaGGATCTGATGAACATGGCTTGTTCCAGCACGCTCAGAGGAGGGGGAACCAACCAGGAGCTGGTTTTACACTGTTTACATGAATGTGGAGGTGATTTCCTG GAAACGCTGGGACGTTTGATGCTTCAGGACCCAGTTTTCCCCAAAAGCCATCACCTGGCAGGCTATCACTACTCAG GCTCTGACTGCTGGACCGCAGAAGAGAAGCGCTACTTCAATAAGGGAATCTCTGCCTACCGGAAGGACTTCTTTATGGTGCAGAAATTG GTGCAGACCAAGACTGTGGCTCAGTGTGTAGAGTTTTACTACACATACAAGAAACAGGTAAAGATCGGTCGCAACGGGATTTTAACCTTTGGCCCTCCAGACTCACCAGAGGAGAAGCACACAGAGGCCGTGCTGGACATTAAG AGTTCACAGCAGTCAAAATTGACTGAGGGAGATGACAAGGGGAACATTTTTTATGACCAGAGCCTTGAAAGCAGCCAGCGGGCAAGGGTTGCTCAGTCACTACAGGCTCACGACTAT GCAGGAACAATGGTGATGATTAAAGAGCCGGACACGGTGAATAAGGAGGCTCGCCACCCGTCACCGCCTCACAGGCCTCGGGCCGAACCGGCAGCAAAGAAGAGCAGAGCGCCGGCGAAGCCCCCGCAGGATCCTGACGCAATATTTCCATGCAAGAAATGCGGCAG GGTGTTTTATAAAGTGAAGAGTCGAAGTGCTCACATGAAGAGTCATgcggagcaggagaagaaggcAGCAGCGCTGCGTctaaaagaggaggaagagaaggcaGCAGCCGAAGCCCGGGCCAGGAAGGAGGCTGCGGCAGCTCATCAGGGAGGAAAGGGGAACGGAGTGGCGGAGCAGGCGGAGGACAGCAGCTCATCTGAGGGAGAGGACGACGACGACGAAGACTGGCACTGA
- the mideasa gene encoding mitotic deacetylase associated SANT domain protein a isoform X2: MSLPPQVSTDKSGKHRAAAMKEPVQHSGEVYYGMGPPALETSHSDSASSSGVYNPEKGPQSLPHYQQAAPVKWMHQDSIQAAGWSQEAPVPAWGQNFGPYMSGVNVRGQMAFHKGVHEGVALPMGGENQLPGPVEAYRDATQAQAQGRGLEWEQHAAVAMHQAQLQAYQHAHKGVELQGSKGVPSLAYGEQPKTQQQLLHQMQQQQMHHHHHQQQQQQLHQQHHLQLQQQQHLQQQQQQIQQHQMKQQQLQQMQQQYHQQQLQERQQQIQQMQQQQLQHQNVPQQETAQVQVQQKHQQTQNFVTYPPPEPCRPDAVPAREDVQSVELQQEPEAQTCDASAVPDPCPEKVTTNPAEPSDAPPSAPRRSRRLSREGQSPLGPPSTNIWSQASKEPPASQNGVAGVQAVRGGDSQGTTGGVIQITSRRRRASKEINLETLAQKASEMEFLPAKMVKAPQQEDGSSGKQASMVPLVIPVSVPVHRSQTDPQGGWAQGRLGQGERPAGQSDRKPVIVARRRSLRNSMTESFGQDGESDPGLDEDGKSKLKRRPRPEPLIIPPHKPSTFIPPSLYPSITSYQSNLRSPVRLPDNPLTLPPYTPPPILSPVREGSGLYFSTFLTNIASNQILPPPATPKSATRSLLRSTSSEITPPVLPLIDATPVSLEPRINIGLKYQAEIPELQDQLSSQFDLHKADLVWLPVDDSRLKHRDQERIEDLMNMACSSTLRGGGTNQELVLHCLHECGGDFLETLGRLMLQDPVFPKSHHLAGYHYSGSDCWTAEEKRYFNKGISAYRKDFFMVQKLVQTKTVAQCVEFYYTYKKQVKIGRNGILTFGPPDSPEEKHTEAVLDIKSSQQSKLTEGDDKGNIFYDQSLESSQRARVAQSLQAHDYAGTMVMIKEPDTVNKEARHPSPPHRPRAEPAAKKSRAPAKPPQDPDAIFPCKKCGRVFYKVKSRSAHMKSHAEQEKKAAALRLKEEEEKAAAEARARKEAAAAHQGGKGNGVAEQAEDSSSSEGEDDDDEDWH; the protein is encoded by the exons ATGAGTCTTCCTCCTCAAGTTAGTACTGACAAGAGCGGCAAGCATCGAGCTGCGGCCATGAAAGAGCCTGTGCAGCATTCAGGGGAGGTTTATTATGGTATGGGACCCCCGGCTTTAGAGACAAGCCACAGTGACTCTGCTAGCAGCTCTGGTGTTTATAACCCCGAGAAAGGGCCCCAAAGTCTACCCCACTATCAACAGGCGGCTCCAGTAAAGTGGATGCACCAGGACTCCATACAGGCCGCCGGCTGGTCTCAGGAAGCTCCTGTGCCAGCCTGGGGGCAGAACTTTGGCCCCTACATGAGCGGAGTGAATGTCAGGGGTCAGATGGCATTCCACAAAGGAGTCCACGAGGGTGTCGCTCTGCCAATGGGTGGAGAAAATCAACTGCCAGGACCTGTTGAGGCGTACAGAGATGCCACCCAGGCTCAAGCTCAGGGGAGGGGGCTGGAGTGGGAGCAGCACGCCGCAGTTGCAATGCACCAGGCTCAGCTGCAGGCCTATCAACACGCCCACAAAGGTGTGGAGCTCCAAG GCAGCAAGGGAGTGCCAAGCCTGGCGTACGGCGAGCAGCCGAAAACccaacagcagctgctccaccagatgcagcagcaacaaatgcatcaccatcatcatcagcagcagcaacagcagctgcatcagcagcatcaccttcagttacaacagcagcaacatttgcagcaacagcagcagcaaatccAACAGCATCAAATGAAAcagcaacaactgcagcaaaTGCAGCAACAgtatcaccagcagcagctgcaggagcgACAGCAACAAATTCAGCaaatgcaacagcagcagttgcAACATCAAAATGTGCCACAGCAAGAAACGGCACAAGTACAAgtgcaacaaaaacatcaacaaaccCAAAACTTTGTGACTTATCCACCTCCTGAGCCCTGTCGACCTGACGCTGTGCCTGCAAGGGAAGACGTCCagtcagtggagctgcagcaggaaccAGAGGCTCAAACCTGCGATGCATCAGCCGTTCCAGATCCGTGCCCCGAAAAGGTCACCACCAATCCAGCAGAGCCTTCAGATGCACCACCTTCTGCCCCCCGGCGCTCACGCCGTCTGTCCAGAGAAGGGCAGTCGCCACTGGGTCCCCCTTCGACAAACATCTGGTCTCAAGCATCCAAAGAGCCTCCGGCCTCCCAGAACGGAGTAGCAGGCGTTCAGGCCGTGAGAGGAGGGGACAGCCAAGGCACGACAGGAGGGGTCATCCAGATCAccagcaggagaaggagggcGTCTAAAGAGATCAACCTGGAGACTCTGGCCCAGAAGGCGTCAGAAATGGAGTTCCTGCCTGCCAAAATGgtcaag GCGCCTCAACAGGAGGATGGCTCTTCAGGCAAACAGGCCTCAATGGTGCCTCTGGTTATCCCCGTGTCTGTGCCTGTGCACCGGAGTCAGACGGATCCCCAGGGTGGCTGGGCTCAGGGACGGCTTGGCCAGGGCGAGCGGCCTGCGGGACAGTCCGACCGCAAACCTGTCATTGTGGCTCGTCGGCGGTCACTCAGAAACTCCATGACTGAGAGTTTTGGCCAG GATGGGGAAAGCGATCCGGGGCTGGACGAGGACGGAAAATCCAAGCTGAAGCGCCGGCCTCGCCCCGAGCCTCTCATCATCCCTCCGCACAAACCATCcaccttcatccctccatccctctacCCCAGCATCACCTCCTACCAGAGCAACCTGCGCTCTCCGGTTCGCCTGCCGGACAACCCCCTCACCCTGCCCCCGTACACGCCTCCACCCATCCTGTCTCCCGTGCGCGAGGGCTCGGGACTCTACTTCTCCACTTTCCTGACCAACATCGCAAGCAACCAAATCCTGCCACCACCGGCTACGCCCAAATCTGCGACACGCAGTCTGTTGCGCTCCA CAAGTTCAGAAATCACACCTCCTGTCCTGCCCTTGATCGATGCCACACCTGTCAGCCTTGAGCC gCGAATCAACATCGGGCTGAAGTACCAGGCAGAAATTCCCGAGTTGCAAGATCAACTTTCGTCCCAGTTTGACCTGCACAAGGCCGACTTGGTTTGGCTCCCTGTGGACGACTCCCGCCTCAAACACAGGGATCAGGAGAGAA ttgaGGATCTGATGAACATGGCTTGTTCCAGCACGCTCAGAGGAGGGGGAACCAACCAGGAGCTGGTTTTACACTGTTTACATGAATGTGGAGGTGATTTCCTG GAAACGCTGGGACGTTTGATGCTTCAGGACCCAGTTTTCCCCAAAAGCCATCACCTGGCAGGCTATCACTACTCAG GCTCTGACTGCTGGACCGCAGAAGAGAAGCGCTACTTCAATAAGGGAATCTCTGCCTACCGGAAGGACTTCTTTATGGTGCAGAAATTG GTGCAGACCAAGACTGTGGCTCAGTGTGTAGAGTTTTACTACACATACAAGAAACAGGTAAAGATCGGTCGCAACGGGATTTTAACCTTTGGCCCTCCAGACTCACCAGAGGAGAAGCACACAGAGGCCGTGCTGGACATTAAG AGTTCACAGCAGTCAAAATTGACTGAGGGAGATGACAAGGGGAACATTTTTTATGACCAGAGCCTTGAAAGCAGCCAGCGGGCAAGGGTTGCTCAGTCACTACAGGCTCACGACTAT GCAGGAACAATGGTGATGATTAAAGAGCCGGACACGGTGAATAAGGAGGCTCGCCACCCGTCACCGCCTCACAGGCCTCGGGCCGAACCGGCAGCAAAGAAGAGCAGAGCGCCGGCGAAGCCCCCGCAGGATCCTGACGCAATATTTCCATGCAAGAAATGCGGCAG GGTGTTTTATAAAGTGAAGAGTCGAAGTGCTCACATGAAGAGTCATgcggagcaggagaagaaggcAGCAGCGCTGCGTctaaaagaggaggaagagaaggcaGCAGCCGAAGCCCGGGCCAGGAAGGAGGCTGCGGCAGCTCATCAGGGAGGAAAGGGGAACGGAGTGGCGGAGCAGGCGGAGGACAGCAGCTCATCTGAGGGAGAGGACGACGACGACGAAGACTGGCACTGA